One genomic segment of Acinetobacter sp. C26M includes these proteins:
- a CDS encoding ABC transporter ATP-binding protein, translating to MNNKSPLDSEALIEVKNLSFNRGERVIYDDISLKIRRGQITAIMGPSGTGKTTLLRLIGGQLSPDQGEVLLDGKNIAAMSRNELFAARARMGMLFQSGALFTDMSAYENVAFPIRAHTKLPEHIIAELVGLKLESVGLRGAEQLMPSELSGGMNRRVALARAIALDPELIMYDEPFAGQDPIVMGVLTRLIRSLREALDLTTIIVSHDVAETLSIADYIYVVAEGKIQGEGSPEQLKNHASPFVRQFLTGSVEGPVEYQFTHQAYLDNEVRP from the coding sequence ATGAATAACAAATCTCCTCTCGATAGCGAAGCCTTAATTGAAGTTAAAAACTTGAGCTTTAATCGAGGAGAACGCGTCATTTATGACGATATCAGTCTTAAAATTCGACGTGGTCAAATTACTGCAATTATGGGACCGTCAGGCACGGGTAAGACAACTTTATTACGTTTGATTGGTGGACAGTTGAGTCCAGACCAAGGTGAAGTGCTGCTTGATGGTAAAAATATTGCAGCGATGTCTCGGAATGAGTTATTTGCAGCTCGCGCACGTATGGGAATGTTATTCCAGAGTGGGGCTTTATTTACCGATATGTCGGCTTATGAAAATGTAGCCTTTCCAATTCGTGCACACACCAAGTTACCTGAACATATTATTGCTGAATTAGTAGGCTTAAAACTAGAATCCGTAGGCTTGCGTGGTGCTGAGCAATTAATGCCCTCTGAACTTTCAGGTGGGATGAACCGTCGTGTTGCTTTGGCGCGTGCGATTGCGTTGGATCCTGAGCTGATTATGTATGATGAGCCCTTTGCAGGCCAAGATCCGATTGTCATGGGTGTTTTAACCCGTCTTATTCGCTCTTTGCGAGAAGCTCTCGATTTAACAACCATTATTGTCTCGCATGATGTTGCAGAGACTTTATCGATTGCTGATTATATTTATGTGGTGGCAGAAGGCAAAATTCAGGGTGAAGGTTCACCTGAACAATTAAAAAATCATGCATCGCCATTTGTACGCCAGTTTTTAACAGGTTCAGTTGAGGGGCCTGTCGAATATCAATTTACACACCAAGCATATTTAGATAACGAGGTTCGTCCATGA
- the mlaE gene encoding lipid asymmetry maintenance ABC transporter permease subunit MlaE, translated as MNAIAWLGRLVIERIKGIGAAALMLLQVLFSMPSKGGFQRFIYQMYRVGVMSLLIIAVSGLFIGAVLGLQMYSILVTFGSEAMLGTAISLTLLRELASVVAALLFAGRAGSALTAEIGSMKQSEQLASMEMIGVDPLRQIVSPRLWAGIVSLPMLTVIFATIGIIGGKMVGVDFLGADEGSFWGGMQSSVQFWHDIFNGTIIKSIVFALICTWVAVYQGYACDPTPEGIATAMTRTVVYSSLCVLGFDFVLTAVMFGGI; from the coding sequence ATGAATGCGATTGCCTGGTTAGGTAGACTCGTTATTGAGCGGATAAAAGGGATTGGTGCTGCGGCACTGATGCTTTTGCAAGTTTTATTTTCCATGCCATCAAAAGGTGGGTTTCAGCGCTTTATTTATCAAATGTATCGTGTCGGGGTGATGTCCCTGCTGATTATCGCTGTTTCAGGTTTGTTTATTGGTGCGGTTCTTGGTCTTCAGATGTACAGCATTCTGGTCACTTTTGGTAGTGAGGCAATGTTGGGCACTGCAATTTCATTAACTCTGTTGCGTGAACTGGCGTCAGTGGTTGCTGCATTGTTATTTGCAGGTCGTGCAGGTTCAGCATTAACAGCTGAAATCGGCTCAATGAAGCAAAGTGAACAACTCGCCAGCATGGAAATGATTGGTGTTGATCCGCTGAGACAAATCGTATCGCCACGTTTGTGGGCTGGGATTGTCAGCTTGCCGATGCTCACGGTGATTTTTGCAACCATTGGTATTATTGGCGGCAAAATGGTAGGTGTCGATTTCTTAGGTGCGGATGAAGGTTCATTCTGGGGTGGTATGCAAAGCAGCGTACAATTCTGGCATGACATTTTTAACGGCACCATTATTAAAAGCATTGTATTTGCTTTAATTTGTACATGGGTAGCGGTCTATCAAGGTTATGCTTGTGATCCGACGCCAGAAGGTATCGCGACCGCAATGACGAGAACGGTTGTATATTCTTCACTTTGTGTATTAGGTTTTGATTTCGTGTTGACTGCGGTCATGTTCGGAGGGATTTAA
- a CDS encoding outer membrane lipid asymmetry maintenance protein MlaD encodes MKSRTSELAVGIFVIIFGIALFFLAMKVSGLVGTNLRDSYSMTAQFDNVNGLKARAKVTMSGVTIGRVESITLDPVTRLATVKFDLDGKLTSFSPEQLKEVQKNALEELRYSTDYQQADATKQKEMEQQLIANMTSITSLDEDAYIMVATNGLLGEKYLKVVPGGGVNYLKRGDVVSNTQGTMDLEDLISKFITGGAGKATSSSTETESPASKPAAAEAEPSFVE; translated from the coding sequence ATGAAATCACGTACTAGTGAGCTGGCCGTAGGTATTTTTGTCATTATCTTCGGTATCGCTCTATTTTTTCTTGCGATGAAAGTCAGTGGTTTAGTTGGTACTAATTTACGTGATAGCTATAGCATGACAGCGCAGTTTGATAACGTAAATGGTTTAAAAGCACGCGCGAAAGTGACCATGAGTGGTGTAACCATAGGTCGTGTTGAGTCAATTACGCTTGATCCTGTAACACGTTTGGCAACCGTAAAATTTGATCTAGATGGTAAGTTGACCAGCTTTAGCCCAGAGCAATTAAAAGAAGTGCAAAAGAATGCACTTGAAGAATTGCGCTATAGCACTGATTATCAACAGGCTGATGCTACGAAACAAAAAGAAATGGAACAGCAACTTATTGCTAACATGACCTCCATTACCAGCCTTGATGAAGATGCTTATATTATGGTTGCAACCAATGGTCTATTGGGTGAGAAATATTTGAAAGTTGTCCCAGGTGGTGGTGTGAACTACTTGAAACGTGGTGACGTGGTTTCAAATACCCAAGGTACGATGGATTTAGAAGATTTAATCAGTAAATTTATTACTGGTGGTGCTGGTAAAGCCACATCGAGCTCGACAGAGACAGAAAGTCCAGCTTCAAAGCCAGCGGCTGCTGAAGCAGAACCGTCTTTTGTTGAGTAA
- a CDS encoding ABC transporter substrate-binding protein has translation MNTLLKQTLTASVLSTMLASAAFAAPTETPPDFVKRVADGLITRLKAEKPKLQNNPALVRTIIRQNLDPYVDSQAFTRIVLGTYANNQYTNAAQRAQFEQNFRAVIIENYGGAFAKYTNESYTMRPFKSTNSKNPVVTLDFLHNGEKIPVSFQLTDKGDQWKVRNINVSGIDLGLQFRNQFAATVQRNGGDINKAIATFKPDADAAVSKK, from the coding sequence GTGAACACATTATTGAAACAAACTCTAACAGCAAGCGTATTATCAACAATGCTTGCAAGTGCGGCATTTGCGGCACCAACAGAGACCCCGCCTGATTTTGTTAAGCGTGTGGCTGATGGCTTGATTACTCGTTTAAAAGCAGAGAAACCGAAATTACAGAATAATCCAGCTTTAGTCCGTACTATTATTCGCCAAAACCTTGATCCTTATGTGGATTCACAAGCATTTACCCGCATTGTGTTGGGTACTTATGCGAATAACCAATACACCAATGCTGCACAGCGCGCTCAGTTTGAACAAAACTTCCGTGCCGTGATTATCGAAAACTACGGTGGTGCTTTTGCAAAATACACCAACGAAAGTTACACCATGCGTCCGTTTAAATCGACCAACAGCAAAAACCCTGTGGTGACTTTAGACTTCTTGCACAATGGCGAGAAAATCCCTGTTTCATTCCAGTTAACGGACAAAGGTGATCAGTGGAAAGTACGTAATATCAATGTATCTGGTATTGATCTAGGTTTACAGTTCCGTAACCAATTTGCGGCGACTGTTCAACGTAATGGTGGCGACATCAATAAAGCGATTGCAACATTTAAACCAGATGCAGATGCTGCAGTTAGCAAAAAATAA
- a CDS encoding STAS domain-containing protein, which yields MIQYIDQQLIVSKTINFENAEQIYQAGLKHIQQHKDFPLVVDLAQLEQGNTLSLAVLVQWLRQTPENKGLHFKNVSEKMLKIIQACHLQDDLKLI from the coding sequence GTGATTCAGTATATTGATCAGCAGTTAATTGTGTCGAAGACGATTAATTTTGAAAATGCAGAACAGATCTATCAAGCTGGCTTAAAGCATATTCAGCAGCACAAGGACTTTCCTTTGGTTGTAGATTTGGCTCAGCTTGAACAGGGTAATACTTTGTCTTTGGCGGTGTTGGTGCAATGGTTGCGTCAAACACCAGAAAACAAAGGTCTGCATTTTAAGAATGTTTCTGAAAAAATGCTAAAGATCATCCAAGCTTGTCATTTACAAGATGATTTGAAATTGATTTGA
- a CDS encoding magnesium and cobalt transport protein CorA, with protein MLEAFYATERGSLEDATINGGFDLHPELVWIDLIAPSQEEQQWVLDAYERNLPTLKSLEDISSSARFYRDDDGILHISTYFLTKNKNFQVDGDTDDSSHMLAMVQTVAFILHKDRLFTLRGEKLVAFRAFRARARRNDYDMDYKDPTWILLGLLEAKLDELADILEDIHKDLERYSTEVLNNHHREKILDLDDMITRLAQQEDMLGKAQLCLIDLRRVLTFLSRPRALGSHIYDADIRELSEDVRSLVEHDAFLFQKVRFLLDTTSGFINTEQNDTIRRFSILPSMLAPPMLIASIYGMNTDVLPFAHGSLSFWIVTGILMAFLILPMVYFRWKKWI; from the coding sequence ATGCTTGAAGCCTTTTATGCCACAGAGCGCGGTAGTCTAGAAGATGCAACAATCAACGGAGGTTTCGATCTCCACCCCGAATTAGTTTGGATTGATCTCATCGCCCCATCCCAAGAAGAACAACAATGGGTTTTGGATGCGTATGAACGAAACCTACCAACATTAAAGTCTCTAGAAGACATTTCCTCATCTGCACGATTTTACCGTGATGATGATGGAATTTTGCATATCAGCACCTATTTTTTAACAAAGAATAAAAACTTTCAAGTCGACGGAGATACTGACGACTCCTCACACATGCTGGCTATGGTACAAACTGTTGCCTTTATTTTGCATAAAGATCGGTTATTTACTTTACGCGGTGAGAAGTTAGTCGCTTTTCGTGCCTTTCGCGCACGGGCTCGTCGCAATGACTATGATATGGACTATAAAGATCCAACTTGGATCTTGCTTGGTTTACTCGAAGCAAAACTGGATGAGCTTGCGGATATCTTAGAAGATATCCACAAGGACTTAGAACGTTACTCCACAGAAGTCCTCAATAATCATCATCGAGAGAAAATACTCGACTTAGACGACATGATTACGCGCTTGGCGCAACAAGAAGATATGCTCGGAAAAGCACAACTGTGTTTAATTGATTTACGTCGTGTACTCACCTTCTTGTCTCGTCCTCGTGCTTTAGGCAGTCATATTTATGATGCTGATATTCGAGAGTTAAGTGAGGATGTCCGCTCTTTAGTTGAACATGATGCTTTCTTATTCCAAAAAGTACGATTCTTACTGGATACAACCTCTGGGTTCATTAATACTGAACAGAACGATACGATTCGTCGATTCTCGATTTTACCAAGTATGCTTGCACCACCTATGCTGATTGCCAGTATTTATGGGATGAACACCGATGTCCTGCCATTTGCCCACGGTAGTCTCAGTTTTTGGATTGTCACTGGCATTCTGATGGCATTCTTGATCCTGCCAATGGTGTACTTCCGCTGGAAGAAATGGATCTAA
- a CDS encoding TIGR00730 family Rossman fold protein, with protein sequence MNSICVFCGSSLGNDPIYQQMAQATGQAIAAQGKTLVYGGGRSGLMGVVADSALQAGGRVIGVIPNALVDRELAHTGLTELHIVKNMHERKTKMAELSDAFVALPGGAGTLEEIFEQWTWSQLGIHQKPCAFLNVDGFYDGLIQMIQGSVERGFSQERFVDKLIVAEKIEDILIAFSDYQPATPKWMSTAEIQA encoded by the coding sequence ATGAATTCTATATGTGTTTTCTGTGGTTCCTCACTTGGTAATGATCCCATTTATCAGCAAATGGCGCAGGCAACTGGTCAGGCAATCGCGGCGCAAGGCAAAACTTTGGTCTATGGTGGTGGTCGTTCAGGTTTAATGGGTGTCGTGGCTGATAGTGCACTACAGGCAGGTGGGCGTGTGATTGGTGTAATTCCAAATGCTTTAGTTGATCGAGAGCTTGCGCATACGGGCTTAACTGAATTGCATATTGTGAAAAATATGCATGAGCGTAAAACCAAAATGGCTGAGTTGTCTGATGCGTTTGTCGCTTTACCTGGTGGTGCAGGAACACTGGAAGAAATTTTTGAGCAATGGACATGGAGCCAATTGGGGATTCATCAAAAACCATGTGCATTTTTAAATGTTGATGGTTTTTATGATGGTTTGATCCAGATGATTCAAGGTTCAGTTGAGCGTGGTTTTAGTCAGGAACGTTTTGTCGATAAATTGATTGTGGCAGAAAAAATTGAGGATATTCTTATCGCATTTTCGGATTATCAGCCTGCGACACCGAAGTGGATGTCAACTGCTGAAATTCAGGCTTAA
- a CDS encoding NUDIX domain-containing protein encodes MKIITVAAAVILNEQNQLLLVRKQNTQAFMQVGGKLEVDEAPEVTMQREILEEIGCECELTQFIGQFETAAANEPDHILVSYVYAVELKQPPKIAAEIAEMKWIDLDDQSTLLAPLTKEIVIPWCQQKQMS; translated from the coding sequence GTGAAAATCATCACCGTGGCGGCTGCCGTGATTTTGAATGAACAAAATCAATTACTGCTTGTTCGCAAGCAAAATACACAGGCGTTTATGCAAGTGGGTGGCAAGCTTGAAGTTGATGAAGCGCCTGAGGTCACAATGCAACGTGAAATTTTGGAAGAAATAGGCTGTGAATGTGAATTAACTCAGTTTATCGGTCAGTTTGAGACAGCAGCAGCGAATGAACCTGATCATATTTTGGTGAGTTATGTCTATGCGGTTGAATTAAAACAGCCACCTAAAATTGCAGCTGAAATTGCGGAAATGAAATGGATTGATTTGGATGATCAATCGACCTTGCTTGCACCTTTGACTAAAGAGATTGTGATTCCGTGGTGTCAGCAAAAGCAGATGAGCTAG
- a CDS encoding phosphoribosyltransferase family protein: MFKRLGTSAQQIFDYFTPCSLCDIGMKHQFGVCYSCWQQLPWLKQSIERNQQQVFVACHYQYPIDRIIQQFKYEQKLHHQRMLNGLLLQLKLPKVHAIVPMPVSTDRLIERGFNQALLLAKALGSVLNVPVWQPVQRLAQHSQKGLSRLERLEDIEQQFVAAPPNQIRYRKVLIIDDVLTTGSSISALSKVLTQLGCQQVYSACVAAAQTQKSSSSAFADTTESQSL; this comes from the coding sequence ATGTTTAAACGACTTGGAACATCAGCACAGCAGATTTTTGATTATTTTACACCGTGCAGTCTCTGCGACATCGGCATGAAACATCAGTTTGGTGTTTGTTACAGTTGTTGGCAACAACTGCCTTGGTTGAAGCAAAGTATTGAGCGTAACCAGCAACAGGTCTTTGTTGCTTGCCATTATCAATATCCAATTGATCGCATTATTCAACAGTTTAAATATGAGCAAAAACTACATCATCAAAGAATGCTGAATGGTCTGTTATTGCAACTCAAGCTTCCAAAAGTACATGCAATTGTACCCATGCCAGTTTCGACAGATCGCTTGATTGAACGTGGCTTTAATCAAGCCTTGTTGTTGGCCAAAGCACTCGGCAGCGTTTTGAATGTTCCCGTTTGGCAGCCTGTACAACGCTTGGCGCAGCACTCACAAAAAGGCCTGTCGCGCTTAGAACGACTCGAAGACATTGAACAACAATTTGTGGCTGCACCACCGAATCAAATTCGTTATCGCAAAGTACTGATTATCGATGATGTACTGACCACAGGCAGTTCGATTAGTGCTTTATCCAAGGTACTGACACAACTTGGCTGCCAACAGGTTTATAGTGCCTGCGTAGCAGCCGCACAAACTCAGAAATCTAGCTCATCTGCTTTTGCTGACACCACGGAATCACAATCTCTTTAG
- the recG gene encoding ATP-dependent DNA helicase RecG, with protein sequence MTSVQQLQGVGAAAATLLEKLHIFSTDDLLFHLPRDYEDRSTIIPMNQLIVGRSYLLEGEVRSVDFPPGKKKSLAALLQDDFGKVTLRFYHIYKGLTDRITMGQRLRIFGEVRVGARGLELYHPEIQVIQQHTALPKTQLTAIYPSTEGLTQPKLREYVRQALKHHSDDLPELLPSKFSNGYELKQALHYIHEPPIDANMLQLNQGSHPAQQRLIFEELVAHQISLLTRRAYIRQIAAPRFSASKILAKKLLEALPFQMTNAQKRVSKEILQDLKQDQPMLRLVQGDVGAGKTLVAAVAACHALEADWQVALMAPTEILAEQHYLNFKRWFEPLGIQVAWLSGKQKGKARSQAEQQIKEGHAQLIVGTHALFQDTVGFSKLGLVIIDEQHRFGVDQRLALRNKGADQFTPHQLVMTATPIPRTLAMSAYGDLDTSIIDELPPGRTPIQTVTIPLDRREQVLQRIASNCREGKQAYWVCTLVEQSETLDAQAAEATYQEIKERFPDINIGLVHGKMKADEKQSVMQAFKDNQSQLLIATTVIEVGVDVPNASIMVIENAERLGLSQLHQLRGRVGRGATASFCALLYKTPLSQNGQERLSILRESNDGFVIAEKDLEIRGPGELLGTKQTGDMGFRVARLERDDHLLTQAHYVAQQILKDYPQHAEGLLKRWLPEAPRYAYV encoded by the coding sequence ATGACATCAGTTCAGCAATTACAAGGCGTTGGTGCTGCCGCAGCGACCCTATTAGAAAAGCTTCATATTTTTAGCACGGATGATTTGTTGTTCCATCTTCCACGTGACTATGAAGATCGTAGCACTATTATTCCAATGAATCAGCTGATCGTTGGACGAAGTTACTTGCTTGAAGGTGAAGTCCGTTCAGTCGATTTTCCACCTGGGAAAAAGAAATCGCTTGCGGCTCTGCTACAAGATGATTTTGGCAAAGTGACCTTACGCTTTTATCATATTTATAAAGGTCTCACTGATCGCATCACAATGGGGCAAAGGCTACGAATTTTTGGTGAGGTACGTGTTGGTGCGCGTGGTCTTGAGCTGTATCACCCCGAAATACAAGTTATCCAACAACATACCGCTTTACCCAAAACCCAACTCACTGCAATTTACCCAAGTACTGAAGGGTTAACCCAACCCAAGTTACGTGAATATGTACGTCAAGCCCTAAAACACCATAGCGATGACCTACCTGAATTATTACCGAGCAAATTCAGTAATGGCTATGAGTTAAAACAAGCGCTACATTACATCCATGAACCCCCGATTGATGCCAATATGTTGCAACTCAATCAAGGTTCACATCCTGCACAACAGCGCTTAATCTTCGAAGAGTTGGTCGCCCATCAAATTAGCTTATTAACGCGTCGCGCCTATATACGTCAGATTGCCGCACCTCGTTTTAGCGCTAGTAAAATATTAGCCAAAAAATTATTAGAAGCACTTCCCTTCCAAATGACCAATGCACAAAAGCGGGTCTCTAAGGAAATTCTACAAGATCTCAAACAAGATCAACCGATGTTACGTTTGGTGCAAGGTGATGTAGGCGCAGGTAAAACCTTAGTTGCTGCAGTCGCGGCTTGCCATGCCCTCGAAGCAGATTGGCAAGTGGCACTCATGGCACCGACTGAAATTTTAGCTGAACAACATTATTTAAACTTTAAACGCTGGTTTGAACCCTTAGGTATTCAGGTCGCATGGCTCTCAGGCAAACAAAAAGGCAAAGCCAGAAGCCAAGCGGAGCAACAAATCAAAGAAGGTCATGCCCAATTGATCGTGGGTACGCATGCCCTATTTCAAGATACGGTTGGATTTTCTAAACTCGGCTTGGTGATTATTGATGAACAGCACCGTTTCGGTGTTGACCAACGTCTTGCTTTAAGAAATAAGGGTGCAGATCAATTTACCCCACACCAATTGGTGATGACTGCAACCCCCATTCCGCGTACTTTAGCAATGAGTGCATATGGGGATTTAGACACTTCGATTATTGACGAGTTACCCCCTGGACGAACCCCAATTCAAACTGTGACCATTCCATTAGACCGTCGTGAACAGGTATTACAACGCATCGCCAGCAATTGCCGTGAAGGTAAACAAGCCTATTGGGTTTGTACTTTGGTGGAGCAATCTGAAACACTGGATGCCCAAGCTGCAGAGGCCACGTATCAAGAAATTAAAGAACGTTTTCCAGACATCAACATTGGTTTGGTACATGGCAAAATGAAGGCTGATGAAAAGCAAAGTGTCATGCAAGCCTTTAAAGACAATCAATCCCAACTGTTAATTGCCACCACAGTGATTGAAGTTGGAGTCGATGTACCGAATGCGTCGATTATGGTGATTGAAAATGCAGAGCGTTTGGGGCTTTCACAACTGCATCAACTCCGTGGGCGCGTCGGTCGTGGAGCAACCGCCAGTTTTTGTGCCTTACTTTATAAAACACCCCTGTCTCAAAATGGTCAGGAACGGCTTTCAATTTTACGTGAAAGTAATGATGGTTTTGTCATTGCTGAAAAAGATTTAGAAATACGAGGTCCGGGAGAGTTACTCGGTACCAAACAAACAGGTGATATGGGCTTTCGAGTAGCACGCTTAGAACGAGATGATCATTTGCTTACACAAGCGCATTACGTCGCTCAGCAAATTCTAAAGGACTATCCACAGCATGCGGAAGGACTATTAAAGCGCTGGCTGCCTGAAGCCCCAAGATATGCCTATGTTTAA
- a CDS encoding NAD-dependent epimerase/dehydratase family protein, whose translation MHILFIGYGKTSQRVAKHLFEQGHHISTISRSEKTDCYATHYIQDIHQLDLEKLPPVDLVYVILAPSQSDVDTYQHTYVDSVLPIVTSLKIHPVQRIVVVSSTRVYGENAGERIDDESLIQPADEQGQILRKMELLWQQHYPQQCVIIRPTGIYGTSIVRLKKLAQQSLTYPTIHFSNRIHIDDLAKFLAGLVNLAKVETSYIVSNNSPLPMHEILWWFQQQLDVKPLKLLSEQHTGKRIYATRLIESDFKFDHLICFNDYAAALLVHSNEK comes from the coding sequence ATGCATATTTTATTTATTGGTTATGGTAAAACATCTCAGCGCGTCGCTAAACACTTATTTGAGCAAGGTCACCACATTAGCACAATAAGTCGTAGTGAAAAAACAGATTGTTACGCGACGCATTATATTCAAGATATTCATCAGCTGGATTTAGAAAAACTGCCACCTGTTGATTTAGTCTATGTGATATTAGCACCTTCACAAAGTGATGTTGATACCTATCAGCACACCTATGTTGATAGTGTATTACCCATTGTCACCTCACTGAAAATACATCCCGTACAACGTATTGTTGTGGTGTCTTCGACCCGTGTTTATGGTGAAAATGCAGGAGAGCGAATTGATGATGAATCGCTGATACAGCCTGCTGATGAGCAAGGGCAGATTCTTCGAAAGATGGAATTACTGTGGCAGCAGCATTACCCACAACAATGCGTTATTATTCGTCCGACTGGCATTTATGGCACTTCAATTGTTCGATTAAAAAAATTGGCACAACAAAGTCTGACTTATCCGACGATCCATTTTAGTAATCGGATTCATATTGATGATTTAGCAAAATTTTTGGCTGGATTGGTTAATTTAGCTAAAGTTGAGACAAGCTATATCGTGAGCAATAATAGTCCCTTGCCAATGCATGAAATCCTATGGTGGTTTCAACAGCAGCTTGATGTAAAACCCTTGAAATTATTATCAGAACAACACACTGGCAAGCGAATTTATGCCACACGATTAATTGAGAGTGATTTTAAATTTGACCATTTGATTTGCTTTAATGACTATGCAGCAGCTTTATTAGTACATAGTAATGAAAAATAA
- a CDS encoding putative solute-binding protein, producing MRKIICMILLGLTTTTSWAVEQSWCVFDPLSTQGDISRRLQDIRLYAQQNQVQLKFQTFNNEKDAIQAFDQRKCSGLVASNFNTYRYNRFMGTTGGIGLIPNNRVARVFLQLLNNSNVEKRMVNSNYEVLGMIPIGTAYMIMNTQQINKVSQLKNKTIGVLENNPPQQALVQSVGAKPVYVDFSNAVESFKQKKIDILAAPAYGILPYNLKKEFGADTQVVNFPMAYFAMNVVIRPQAYPTEFGHQIRSWFVRNSNVLAAQAIQWENHLPAYYWADISSYEKQGYDAMVVKIRNRYVDSGYYDAYFVSLIKRLRCLDDPKYLECR from the coding sequence ATGAGAAAAATAATTTGCATGATCTTATTGGGGTTGACCACAACCACCAGTTGGGCTGTCGAGCAGTCTTGGTGTGTATTTGATCCTTTAAGTACTCAAGGTGATATCAGTCGCCGACTACAAGATATTCGTTTGTATGCACAGCAGAATCAAGTTCAATTAAAATTTCAAACTTTTAACAATGAAAAAGATGCCATACAAGCATTTGATCAGCGCAAATGTTCGGGCTTGGTGGCTTCCAATTTTAATACCTACCGTTATAACCGTTTTATGGGGACAACAGGGGGGATTGGTCTGATCCCTAATAATCGCGTTGCCAGAGTCTTTCTGCAGCTTTTAAATAATAGCAATGTGGAAAAGCGGATGGTTAATTCGAATTATGAAGTGTTGGGGATGATTCCGATTGGTACCGCTTATATGATTATGAATACCCAACAGATTAATAAAGTGTCTCAGTTAAAGAATAAAACCATTGGAGTTTTGGAGAATAATCCCCCACAGCAGGCATTGGTACAAAGTGTAGGCGCAAAACCAGTCTATGTTGATTTTTCCAATGCAGTGGAATCCTTTAAGCAGAAAAAAATTGATATTTTGGCTGCACCTGCCTATGGAATATTGCCGTATAACTTAAAAAAAGAGTTTGGTGCAGACACGCAGGTGGTCAATTTCCCTATGGCGTATTTTGCGATGAATGTCGTGATTCGACCACAAGCCTATCCAACAGAGTTTGGTCACCAAATACGATCGTGGTTTGTACGTAATAGTAATGTGCTTGCTGCACAAGCCATCCAATGGGAAAACCATTTACCAGCCTATTACTGGGCGGATATTTCCAGTTATGAGAAACAGGGCTATGACGCGATGGTGGTAAAGATTCGAAACCGTTATGTCGACTCTGGTTATTATGATGCGTATTTTGTATCGCTCATTAAACGACTGCGATGTTTGGATGATCCAAAGTATTTAGAGTGTCGTTAG